From the Deltaproteobacteria bacterium genome, the window TTCTCAGCCAAGGTGGCGTCGTGATCAGTGACGGTAACGCACGATCCAGTGCCACAAGGTTTTTCTCGTTCACAAACATGGATGACTTGGCTCAATTGGATGCATCTGCAATCAACACTGTCAAATACGCCCGTGACCCTGAGCTTAAGCGGCGAAAACAGGCCGAAATCCTTGTTCCAGACTTTCTAGCAATTTCTGAATGCATTGATATTATTGTCTTTTCGATGACGTCTGCAGCGACTGTCTTGGCAACTCTGGGGCGTTTCGGTATAAAAAAGGCGGTGCGGGTCAACCCTGGCCTATATTTCGGCACAGCGAATCCACGAAGCGACTTCTGATGATCACCTTTGTTACCGGGAATCTTTTTAGCTCTCACGCTCAAGTGCTCACCAATACGGTCAACTGTGTCGGCGTGATGGGTAAAGGTGTCGC encodes:
- a CDS encoding DUF4433 domain-containing protein yields the protein MRHHEVSLLEPLFKQIKDRFQLGPALHLTYIENLVGICETGGIRARNQLAAVNYQSLANEDVQTARAIIKVPFTNRSLHDYAPLYFGFKTPMVAWNQTRNEQMIFLRFSLDILSQGGVVISDGNARSSATRFFSFTNMDDLAQLDASAINTVKYARDPELKRRKQAEILVPDFLAISECIDIIVFSMTSAATVLATLGRFGIKKAVRVNPGLYFGTANPRSDF